The Chamaesiphon minutus PCC 6605 DNA window GAGAGGCAATCTTGACCCAACCCACTGGTTGCTCCGGGGTAACGATCGAGGATGCTTGGCGAGCCAACACATCTTGATGAGCAGTCAGGGAATGAACTAATTTAACCTTCTGCGTAGTTTCGGGTTTCAACAAAAATGACCTCCTATTATTGAGTACAACGTTAGTCAACAGCCTGAGTCTAGTTGGAAATTAACTCACTACTGACGGACTATTCGTGTCGATCGATTCATTCAGAGTTAGGAATCGATGCGATGGTAATTTAGTGGGAACTGATTTTCCGATATTTATATTTCGATCTCAAACATCAGATCGAGCCTAGTAAAACGATAAATTATCGCTGAATCGATCGCGCTCCCGATTCACTAAAGCCACTTTAAGTGAAGATGCACTTATTTGCAAGCTTTTCGTCGAGGTCTGCTGACAGACTCGCTCAGAACGAAAATTTTTAGCTTGATTTGCACGAATAAATTAGAGATTTAATGGCGCAAACACAGGCTTGTAGAGTGGGTGTGGCGATAAAAAATAGATAATTTAATCGCTACAGCCCTTGCTGAATATGACTTTAAACTATGAATTGCACTATCGACAACCGTATATTTAACTAGAGGTATGTTGATTGCCAATTTTGGGTGCGAACGAATTTAAAAACTTTTAGATGCGAGTGATTTCGATCGCTATTTTTCTGCCGTTCATAGAAATTTATGCTCGATCGAATAAGTAATTACTAATTTTAATTGTGCGATCGCGATTGAATGGATGATATGAATTTCTTATCTAAAACTCGCGATCGAGCATTCGCAATTTGACTAAATTACTATTGCCAACTCGATCGATCGCTCCGATCTGTTGCCCTACCCGCGCTGTAGCCGCGATCGAAGAAGAGATCTGCCAACACCTATGCGATCGATTCACCGAGCTGACGGCGGGCTTCAAATAAGCCGATAGCCGCACTGACAGAGAGATTGAGACTTCTGACGCCAGGTTCGCTCATCGGGATATAAACTGTTTGGGCACAATATTCCAAAATCTCAGCGGGTAAGCCTTCAGTTTCGCTGCCAAATAATAACCAGTCATCAGCTTGGAACTGAAATTGAAAATGGCTGCATTTACCCCGAACGCTAAACCCCACACAGCGTCCAGCCTGCTGGCGATGAAATTGGATAAATGCCTCGATCGACGGATGTATTTTGAGGCTAACGTAAGGCCAGTAGTCTAATCCAGCGCGTTTGAGATAGCGATCTGTAATTTCAAATCCTAACGGGCCGACTAAATGTAAATCGGTGCGAGTGGCGGCGCAAGTGCGGGCAATATTTCCGGTGTTGGGAGGAATTTGGGGATTGACTAAAACTAATTGAGGCATAAGTTCAAAATCGGCGGTCGAGAAATTGGATAGCGATCGATATTACAAAGCGAACCTAGTCTAAATACTTACGTTACTTGGCCTAGAGCAATTCGCTAAGGAGTTAGCAATCTTCCGTAATATATAGATTTTCTTTATATTTAAAAGGAGAGTGCGATCGATTGAAATTTTAAATCTATTTAACAAATAGTTAATTTGTGTGCGGACTGCTACAACACAATCGCCTTTTCAGGTTTAGATCCACCCAATCGCAAGTGGATCGGCTGGGTGGAAGAGACCTTTAACTCATGCCACAGCTTGACACAAATAGCGATCTAACTCGATTTCCTGCTGTTCGACATGCTCGATCGACCGGACGAGTATAGATTGGGCGTCAGGTTCGCGCTCATACGATCGCAACCATTGTTGAGCGGTATTACCTTCACGCAAAATCTTCTTCACTGGGGACAGGAAGCAAGTAAAGCCGCGTTGCTTGGCAAATGGATGAACTTCGCTATAGAGTTCTTCGATCCAGTCGTGTGCGGTAATCGAGCGACCATCCTGCCAATGTCGTAAAGTGGCATCAAGACTAGATTTAGCGACGAGCATTTCATTGGCGTCCGCTAGCTCGACAAGTTCTTGTGGCGATAGAGTACTCATTGTTAACGGATCGAGTTTGGGGTCGGAGATGAGTTGCCACAATCTGGCCTCGATCAGGCTCGTAACGGCCAACAAGGCGATTGGATCGATAATTAGATCGCAAATTCTCAACTCGAGGCGATTGAGGTTATAGGGGCGGCGATCGCCATTAGGACGCACGGCAGACCACAAGTGACGCACATTTTGCATTGTCTTTTGGGCTAATTGCTCGTTTACCCATTGGATATGATGAGCGTGACTTTCAAATAGCGGCACATGTGCGGGTGTCTTGGGGAAGAGTCCCCAACGAGTAGAGTGGTAGCCAGTCGGCACGCCATTGAGAAAGGGCGAAGCCGCACTTAAAGCTAGATACAATGGAGCTTCTACTCGTACTAGCCGACAGGCACGCATCAGCAATTCTGGGTCGCTAATGCCGATATTGATATGGACGCTAGCCGTAACGACATTAGTCCCGTAAGTCTGTTCGATGTAAGTATGATAGGGATTATTGGGGTCGGAGCGATAAAATGTATCCGTACCTCCTAGAGATAGAGTGCTACCAGGAATCAGCGTATAGTTACCAATCCGCTGAAGATAAGCACGTAACTGGCGACGCGGCAAAACTAAAGCGCACAGCAATCGCTCGTAAGAAGTAAACGGCGCGGTGGTATATTCCACATTGCGACTATCCGGCTCGATGATAAACCCATCTAAATCCGCCACAATTCGATCGGATAAACCGACAATCTCTCCTTGGGGTGTCCCCGTGTAGACTTCAATTTCAAATCCTTTAGAAAGTAGCATGGAGATAAGGGTGGATGGGTAGATGGGTAGATAGGTGAATGAGTGCGGAGATAGTGGATAGTGATATGTGAAGTTACGCTCTAGGTGTAAGTTCAGCTCTTATAAATAATCATAGCGGTTTTGTTGAGGCAATCTTTCAGGTAGCATTCGCTCTATTTCAAATCTCACAGCCAATTTCGATCGCATCCACCGATCCACCCATCCACCCCTGACCCTCTATTCCCAAAGACCTATTCCCTAATGTCCTGCGATCGCGGATAATTGGGGATTAATGTAAAAATCATAAAGCAAGCAGCACAGTACAAAGTCATGGGAGCGATCTGGGAAATCGATTTTTACTCACGCCCCCTGGTTGATGAGCGACAGAAAAAAGTTTGGGAATTGCTGATATGTGAAAGCCCCGCGACGACAGATCGATCGACCGAAGACTTATTTCGGTTTACACGATACTGTCCAAGCGATCGAGTCAACTCGTTATGGTTGGCAGAAGCTCTCCAGGCAGCCATGCTCGAGGCTAAACAATCACCCCAACGGATTCGTTTCTTTCGACGGCAGATGAACAACATGATTACCAAAGCCTGCAAGGATATTGGCATTCCTGCCGCAGCCAGTCGGCGCACCATCGCTTTGCACCAGTGGATCGACGATCGGATGGAGCATTTCTATCCCCAACAACCCAACTATCAAGCCGCAAATACTGCCTCCGTGCAGATGTTTTCCGATCCGCCACAGCCATTACCCGAAGCCTTACTCGGTGAAAAGTGGACATTTGTCAGTCTGGCTGCGAGTCAGTTTGCCGATATGAATGAATGGCAAATTGGTTTTAGCGAAGCTTTCCCTTTAGCGATGGTGGGCGTCACTCCCGAAATGCCAATCCCCGGACTGATTCTCTATTCCCCCCGCTCTGTGCCGATGGCTGCTTGGATGTCCGGATTAGAAATCGTCTCGGTTCGCTATCAACCTGCCCCTAAATCTACGTTATTACTAGAGACAGGAGCCAGCGAAAGTTGGATTCTAGCCAGATTGGAAGGGACGACTCAACAAGAAGCAGCACGGTTTGAAGCAAGCAAGCAACAAGCCAAAGGAGTTCATTTTATTGCCATCCAATCCAGTCCCGATGTGGAAGAATTTGCTGGATTTTGGTTATTGTACGAAACAGTCGATCGCTAACAGATCTAAGAAAGGCTTTAGGTTTTAGGCTTCAGATCTTAGGGTGTTGGGGTGTTTTTGACGTCAAGACTCCTCGTCCCCCAGTCCCCTCGTCCCCTCGTCCCCCAGTCCCCTCGTCCCCTCGTCCCCCAGTCCCCTCGTCCCCCGTCCCCTCCCATCTCCAGAATGGATATCGCCGAACAACTTTTAGATCTAGCTGCCCAGGCTGGTGCCGAAGCAGCCGAAGTTTATCAAGCCAAATCCTTATCCCGTCCGGTGTTTTTTGAAGCGAATCGACTCAAGCAGTTGGAAACCGCCCAGAGCGAAGGCGTTGCACTGAGGCTGTGGAAAGATGGTAAGCCAGGATTGGCTGTTGCTTATGGGGCAGTGGAACCAAAAATCTTAGTTGCCAAAAGCATCGAACTATCGCAGCTCAATGAGCCAGAAAC harbors:
- a CDS encoding Tab2/Atab2 family RNA-binding protein, encoding MGAIWEIDFYSRPLVDERQKKVWELLICESPATTDRSTEDLFRFTRYCPSDRVNSLWLAEALQAAMLEAKQSPQRIRFFRRQMNNMITKACKDIGIPAAASRRTIALHQWIDDRMEHFYPQQPNYQAANTASVQMFSDPPQPLPEALLGEKWTFVSLAASQFADMNEWQIGFSEAFPLAMVGVTPEMPIPGLILYSPRSVPMAAWMSGLEIVSVRYQPAPKSTLLLETGASESWILARLEGTTQQEAARFEASKQQAKGVHFIAIQSSPDVEEFAGFWLLYETVDR
- a CDS encoding tRNA (cytidine(34)-2'-O)-methyltransferase, with translation MPQLVLVNPQIPPNTGNIARTCAATRTDLHLVGPLGFEITDRYLKRAGLDYWPYVSLKIHPSIEAFIQFHRQQAGRCVGFSVRGKCSHFQFQFQADDWLLFGSETEGLPAEILEYCAQTVYIPMSEPGVRSLNLSVSAAIGLFEARRQLGESIA
- the gshA gene encoding glutamate--cysteine ligase, which produces MLLSKGFEIEVYTGTPQGEIVGLSDRIVADLDGFIIEPDSRNVEYTTAPFTSYERLLCALVLPRRQLRAYLQRIGNYTLIPGSTLSLGGTDTFYRSDPNNPYHTYIEQTYGTNVVTASVHINIGISDPELLMRACRLVRVEAPLYLALSAASPFLNGVPTGYHSTRWGLFPKTPAHVPLFESHAHHIQWVNEQLAQKTMQNVRHLWSAVRPNGDRRPYNLNRLELRICDLIIDPIALLAVTSLIEARLWQLISDPKLDPLTMSTLSPQELVELADANEMLVAKSSLDATLRHWQDGRSITAHDWIEELYSEVHPFAKQRGFTCFLSPVKKILREGNTAQQWLRSYEREPDAQSILVRSIEHVEQQEIELDRYLCQAVA